The following coding sequences lie in one Mycobacterium sp. Z3061 genomic window:
- a CDS encoding sulfate ABC transporter substrate-binding protein: MSQRFSGIRWRWRQPAALALITGVVAACSGGPSDVVGGGGLADAKSSITLVAYSVAEPGWSKVIPAFNASEEGKGVQVITSFGASGDQSRGVAEGKPADLVNFSVEPDITRLVKGGKVAKDWDTGATKGIPFGSVVTLVVRKGNPKNIHDWDDLLRPGVEVVTPSPLSSGSAKWNLLAPYAVKSEGGRNGQAGIEFVNRLVREHVKMRPGSGREATDVFVQGSGDVLISYENEAIAAERAGKPVEHVTPPQTFKIENPMAVLSTSTHLAAAVAFKNFQYTAAAQTLWAKAGFRPVDPSVAASFRDQFPVPLKLWTIADLGGWGTVDPQLFDKSSGSITKIYTQATG, encoded by the coding sequence ATGTCGCAGAGGTTCTCCGGCATCCGATGGCGCTGGCGCCAGCCCGCTGCCCTGGCGCTCATCACCGGTGTCGTTGCCGCGTGCAGCGGCGGTCCCAGCGATGTCGTTGGCGGCGGAGGACTGGCCGACGCCAAGTCCAGCATCACGCTGGTCGCGTATTCGGTCGCCGAACCTGGCTGGAGCAAGGTGATCCCGGCGTTCAACGCCTCCGAAGAGGGCAAGGGTGTGCAAGTCATCACCTCCTTCGGCGCCTCCGGTGACCAGTCGCGCGGCGTGGCCGAGGGCAAGCCGGCCGATCTGGTGAATTTCTCGGTCGAACCGGACATCACCCGGCTGGTGAAGGGCGGCAAGGTCGCCAAGGACTGGGATACCGGGGCTACCAAGGGCATCCCGTTCGGTTCGGTGGTGACATTGGTGGTGCGCAAGGGGAATCCGAAGAACATCCACGACTGGGACGACCTGCTGCGTCCGGGCGTCGAGGTGGTGACACCCAGCCCGCTGAGTTCGGGTTCGGCCAAATGGAATTTATTGGCCCCGTACGCCGTCAAGAGTGAGGGCGGCCGTAACGGCCAGGCCGGGATCGAGTTTGTCAATCGATTGGTGAGGGAACACGTCAAAATGCGTCCGGGCTCGGGGCGAGAGGCGACGGACGTTTTCGTCCAGGGCAGTGGAGATGTTCTGATCAGCTACGAGAATGAGGCCATCGCCGCCGAGCGGGCCGGCAAGCCGGTCGAACACGTCACGCCGCCACAGACTTTCAAAATCGAGAATCCGATGGCGGTGCTGAGCACCAGCACTCACCTCGCCGCGGCCGTCGCGTTCAAGAACTTCCAGTACACCGCGGCCGCCCAGACGCTGTGGGCGAAAGCCGGTTTCCGGCCGGTCGATCCGTCCGTCGCGGCCTCGTTCCGCGATCAGTTCCCGGTTCCGCTGAAACTGTGGACGATCGCCGACCTGGGCGGGTGGGGCACCGTCGACCCGCAACTGTTCGACAAGAGCTCGGGCAGCATCACCAAGATCTACACGCAGGCCACCGGATGA
- a CDS encoding cytochrome P450 has translation MTSVDGTATAVRSLPLIPKNPLPYAVRFKAARQFTDGQIALHRAGGAVTRNVLGPKWLTPPLVFIASPQGVHDVLARTDEAAERGTAPHMVEMRRLMGDNILSLTHRDWLPRRRTLQPLFTKQIVARFAGHMSDAARSVADGWADGTAIDLDAATRAITLRALGHSVFGLDLEEQSDVIGAPLRTAFSWVADRAFRPVRAPHWLPTPARRRARDASAVLHGLAAGILRECRIDPDRDAPLVRALMDATDPATGQRLSDDEICHDLVVFMLAGHDTTATTLAYALWQLGRHRDLQERVVSEIRALGGGPITIAAVPRLGYTVQVLDEALRLCPAAPAFGRMIDSDIVVDGHRVEAGSFALLSAYALHRDPALWDDPLTFDPDRFSPERSRGRDRWQYIPFGGGPRKCIGDHFAMLEATLALATVVRSVEIRSLSTDFPLAVPFTAVAAEPILATAHRRATS, from the coding sequence ATGACATCCGTCGACGGCACCGCAACGGCGGTGCGATCGCTGCCATTGATCCCGAAGAATCCGTTGCCGTACGCCGTACGCTTCAAGGCCGCCCGGCAATTCACCGACGGGCAGATTGCCCTCCATCGCGCCGGCGGAGCGGTTACCCGCAACGTCCTTGGACCAAAATGGCTCACGCCGCCGCTGGTGTTCATCGCGTCCCCGCAGGGAGTCCACGACGTGTTGGCCCGCACCGACGAGGCTGCCGAGCGAGGCACTGCGCCCCACATGGTCGAGATGCGCAGGCTGATGGGCGACAATATCTTGAGCCTGACGCACCGCGATTGGCTCCCGCGTCGGCGCACTCTGCAACCGCTGTTCACCAAACAGATCGTGGCCCGGTTCGCCGGCCACATGTCCGATGCCGCCCGATCGGTCGCCGATGGCTGGGCCGATGGCACCGCCATCGACCTGGACGCTGCGACGCGCGCGATCACTCTGCGCGCGCTTGGCCACTCGGTGTTCGGACTCGACCTCGAGGAGCAGTCCGACGTCATCGGGGCCCCGCTGCGTACCGCCTTCTCGTGGGTGGCCGACCGGGCGTTTCGGCCCGTTCGAGCTCCCCATTGGTTGCCGACGCCCGCGCGGCGCCGAGCCCGTGACGCCAGCGCTGTCCTGCACGGGTTGGCTGCCGGGATCCTGCGCGAGTGCCGGATCGACCCCGACCGCGACGCGCCGCTGGTCCGAGCACTGATGGATGCGACGGACCCAGCCACCGGGCAGCGGCTCAGCGACGACGAGATCTGCCACGATCTGGTCGTTTTCATGCTCGCCGGGCATGACACCACCGCGACGACGCTGGCGTATGCACTGTGGCAACTCGGCCGCCACCGCGACCTGCAAGAGCGGGTGGTCAGCGAGATTCGCGCGCTCGGCGGCGGTCCGATCACCATCGCTGCCGTGCCGCGACTGGGGTACACCGTCCAGGTGCTCGACGAGGCGTTGCGCCTGTGCCCCGCAGCGCCGGCCTTCGGCCGGATGATCGACTCCGACATCGTCGTAGACGGCCACCGTGTCGAGGCCGGCTCGTTCGCGCTCCTGAGCGCATACGCGTTGCACCGAGACCCCGCGCTGTGGGACGACCCGCTGACGTTCGACCCGGACCGCTTCAGCCCTGAGCGTTCCCGGGGCCGGGACCGTTGGCAGTACATTCCCTTCGGCGGTGGGCCCCGCAAATGCATCGGCGATCACTTCGCCATGCTGGAGGCCACCCTCGCCCTGGCCACCGTTGTGAGGTCCGTCGAAATTCGTTCGCTGTCAACCGATTTCCCGCTCGCGGTGCCTTTCACTGCCGTCGCTGCCGAGCCGATCCTGGCTACCGCGCACCGACGGGCCACCAGCTGA
- a CDS encoding glycoside hydrolase family 15 protein has product MALHPDAADTANDEVVDSVEEAPTISASTELQAFDPSMPVEIDSALPFPSSSSSRNPFPPIADYAFLSDWETTCLISPAGSVEWLCVPRPDSPSVFGAILDRSAGHFRLGPYGVSVPSARRYLPGSLIMETTWQTHTGWLIVRDALVMGPWHDIERRSRTHRRTPMDWDAEHILLRTVRCVSGTVELMMSCEPAFDYHRLGATWEYSSNAYGEAIARANKQPDAHPTLRLTTNLRIGLEGREARARTRMKEGDDVFVALSWTKHPPPQTYQEAADKMWQTTECWRQWINIGNFPDHPWRAYLQRSALTLKGLTYSPTGALLAAATTSLPETPQGERNWDYRYSWIRDSTFALWGLYTLGLDREADDFFAFIADVSGANSNERHPLQVMYGVGGERSLVEEELNHLSGYDHARPVRIGNGAYDQVQHDIWGSVLDSFYLHAKSREQVPETLWPVLKKQVEEAIKHWREPDRGIWEVRGEPQHFTSSKVMCWVALDRGAKLADKQGELSYAGQWREIADEIKADILEHGVDSRGVFTQRYGSDALDASLLLVVLTRFLPPDDPRVRATVLAIADELTEEGLVLRYRVHETDDGLSGEEGTFTICSFWLVSALVEIGEVARAKRLCERLLAYASPLHLYAEEIEPRTGRHLGNFPQAFTHLALINAVVHVIRAEEEADGSGTFQPANAPV; this is encoded by the coding sequence ATGGCCTTGCACCCCGATGCCGCTGATACAGCTAACGACGAGGTGGTCGATTCGGTCGAGGAGGCCCCCACGATCTCCGCGTCCACCGAGCTTCAAGCGTTCGACCCGTCGATGCCAGTGGAGATCGACTCGGCCCTGCCGTTCCCGTCCAGCTCGTCGTCGCGCAACCCGTTCCCGCCGATCGCCGACTACGCCTTCCTGTCGGACTGGGAGACGACCTGCCTGATCTCGCCGGCGGGTTCGGTGGAGTGGCTGTGTGTGCCGCGGCCGGACTCCCCCAGCGTGTTCGGCGCCATCCTGGACCGCAGCGCCGGCCATTTCCGGCTCGGCCCGTACGGCGTCTCGGTGCCGTCAGCGCGGCGCTACCTGCCCGGCAGCCTGATCATGGAGACCACCTGGCAGACCCATACCGGCTGGCTGATCGTGCGCGACGCCCTGGTGATGGGACCGTGGCACGACATCGAACGGCGGTCGCGGACGCACCGCCGCACCCCGATGGACTGGGACGCCGAACACATTCTGCTTCGGACAGTGCGCTGCGTCAGCGGCACTGTCGAACTGATGATGAGCTGCGAACCGGCCTTCGACTACCACCGCCTCGGCGCCACCTGGGAGTACTCGTCCAACGCGTACGGCGAGGCGATCGCCCGGGCCAACAAGCAGCCCGACGCGCATCCGACGCTGCGGCTGACCACCAATCTGCGGATCGGGCTGGAAGGCCGCGAGGCGCGTGCCCGGACCCGGATGAAAGAGGGCGACGACGTGTTCGTCGCGCTGAGCTGGACCAAGCATCCGCCGCCGCAGACCTACCAAGAGGCCGCCGACAAAATGTGGCAGACCACCGAGTGTTGGCGGCAGTGGATCAACATCGGCAACTTCCCGGACCACCCGTGGCGGGCCTACCTGCAGCGCAGCGCTCTGACCCTGAAGGGGTTGACCTACTCCCCGACGGGCGCCCTGCTGGCCGCCGCCACCACGTCGCTGCCCGAGACGCCGCAAGGCGAACGTAACTGGGACTACCGCTACTCCTGGATTCGCGACTCGACGTTCGCCCTGTGGGGCCTCTACACGCTGGGTCTGGACCGCGAGGCCGACGACTTCTTCGCGTTCATCGCCGACGTGTCCGGCGCCAACAGCAACGAGCGGCACCCGCTGCAGGTGATGTACGGCGTCGGGGGCGAGCGCAGCCTGGTCGAAGAAGAACTCAACCACCTCTCCGGCTACGACCACGCGCGCCCGGTCCGCATCGGCAACGGCGCCTACGACCAGGTGCAGCATGACATCTGGGGCTCGGTGCTCGACTCGTTCTACCTACACGCCAAATCCCGCGAGCAGGTCCCCGAGACGCTGTGGCCGGTGCTGAAAAAGCAGGTGGAAGAGGCGATCAAGCACTGGCGAGAGCCCGATCGCGGCATCTGGGAGGTGCGCGGCGAGCCGCAGCACTTCACGTCGTCGAAGGTGATGTGCTGGGTGGCGCTGGACCGCGGGGCGAAGCTGGCCGATAAGCAGGGTGAGCTGAGCTATGCCGGGCAGTGGCGGGAGATCGCCGACGAGATCAAGGCCGACATCCTCGAGCACGGGGTGGACTCCCGGGGTGTGTTCACCCAGCGCTACGGCAGTGACGCACTCGACGCGTCGCTGCTGCTGGTAGTGCTGACCCGGTTCCTGCCGCCCGACGATCCGCGGGTGCGCGCGACGGTGCTGGCGATCGCCGACGAACTGACCGAGGAGGGCCTGGTGCTGCGGTACCGGGTGCACGAGACCGACGACGGGCTGTCCGGTGAGGAAGGCACGTTCACCATCTGCTCGTTCTGGCTGGTGTCGGCGCTGGTGGAGATCGGCGAGGTGGCTCGCGCCAAGCGGCTGTGCGAGCGGCTGCTGGCGTATGCCAGCCCGTTGCACCTGTACGCCGAGGAGATCGAGCCGCGGACCGGCCGGCACCTTGGCAACTTCCCGCAGGCGTTCACCCACCTGGCGTTGATCAACGCGGTGGTGCACGTGATCAGGGCCGAGGAGGAAGCCGATGGTTCGGGGACGTTCCAGCCCGCCAACGCGCCGGTGTGA